Within the Borrelia parkeri genome, the region TCACTCAAGGCACCCTGTCGAACTTTCATTGCAACAACTGGAAATCTATAAGGCTCATTAGTAAAATCACTGGTAGTATTATTGGTATTAATCTCTCCTTGTACTTCACTCTCAGTCCCCTCATTACATGAAAGGACAAACAATAAAACTAAAAGCAATAAATAATACTTAAAGCAATCTTTCATATTAAAAATCGAATTCATAAAATACCCTTATCAATCCAACTTATTTATTAAATCTTTATATTCAAGTACTGCATTAGCATAATTTAGCTTATCTTGTATAAATTGTAAATCACTCTGCTTATAGAAAGCTTCAATGTCATTTAATTTAATAAGATCTATAGTACCCACATTAAAGGCATCAAAAGCTACTTGATAATTCTTCTTAGACATTTCCAAATTTATCTTGGAGTTATCTAAAATAGACTTATATAGTCTTACACTTTTGCGTTTTTGAATAATATTAGATTTAAATTCACGAATCTTATTTTCAATTTGATTCTCTAAGAATTTTAACCGATAATCTCGTTCCCATATCTCTGTAAAACTTTTTGAAAATGGAAAAACCTCGGTGAAGCTATAAGTTAACCCCAAAGAAAAATAAAACCCTTGATTAAATGAACCACTCAAACCATCACTAAAAGAAATGCTCCCAGGATTATAAGAAACTGAGAACGAAAGCCTCGGCAAAAAGGCATCTAGCCAAAGACTCTCAAGAGTAGTTTGCATAATTTTAGTAAAATTATTTAACTCTCTCACTTCTAAATAACCGTCAATATTTATGACTTCATCAAACAACGAAATGTCTAAGATTTCATCTGATAATTCTCCTGTAGTCTCAAAATCTTGTAAGACATCCAAGCCTAATAATAATTTAAATCTTTCTTTTGTCTCTTCAAACTTAATAATTTGTTCATCTAAACTAGGCTGAAATTTAATATGCTTAAGCTTAGCATCAAGATAATCTATCTCAGAAATAAGCCCATTATGATAAGAAATTTTTACTTGCTCAAATTTAAGTTTGCTATTTTCAAACTGACTTTTCAAAACTTCTAAAATACTTTTAAAAGCTAAAAGCTCATTATACATTTTAAGAACATTTAACTTAATATTTTTAATGACTTTTTCTCTGCCTATCTTAGCAGCCTCATAATTAAAAATAGTAAGTCTAATGTTATTAACAATAGATGGGGATACTGACAGATCGGCAGCAACACCAAAATTCAAGTTCCAATGTCCCCTCCCTTCTACATTAGACATAAAAGAGTTTTGCCTTGAAAAACTTGAAGAAAACCCTAAATTTGGGATCAAAAGATTCCAAGAATTATCTTTATATAATTTTTTTATCTTTTCTCTATACTCAGCATCTCTAGATTCCAAACTGTTCTCTAAAGCCATACGAATAGCATCTTCAACAGATATTTTAATAACTTCTGCATAAGAAGAAAAAGATAAAATAAAAATTAATATTAACCTCTTAATATTTACTCCCATAAATAAATACAGTAAAATACCTATTTTTTAATATATTAAAATTTAATAATACTAATAATAATTAACATGATAATAGTATTATATTGTAATATTATTACACTCATGTATATTTTTAAAAAACTTTTTATAATATTCAACTTGATACTCATTTTATTAATCAAAATATATCAAAACACTCTTTCCAAAATCGTTGGTTTTCACTGCATATATGAACCTAGCTGTTCAAATTACGCACTAGAATGTCTCAAAAAATATAACATCATAACAGCTCTTATTTTAATTACATTAAGACTGCTGAGATGCAATGCTCTATTTAAAGGAGGGTTTGAATCATTGCCAACTGAAAAGCCAATATTAAATTCATTAAAAATTTTTAGAACAAGATTAATTAAATAAATTTTTGTATTTATCTGGAACCCAATTTTTGACATATTCTTTATGAACATCAACGAATTCAACAGCATTCCTATACTCCTGTCCAGGCTCTTTATAATTTTTCTCTATTAAAGGTAACAACAAATCATCACCCCAATAAAAATTATCAAACAAATAATAAGCATCGGGATCAGCATCCTTAAGCCCATTTCTAACAAGAGAATGAATACTCTCAGGGCCTCCCATTGACAACAAAGGATCATCTAAAAATTTAATATCATATTTGGTAAATGCCCAATGGGGCTTCCATAAAGGAACTAAAATCCACTCATGCTTCTTAATGGCAGATTCTAAACTTGCAAGCATTACGCTCTCACTTGAAGATATGAGTTCATATTCTTTATCCAATCCATAACGCTTGAGAGTTTCTTCTACAGAAAGCTGTGTACCCGCTCCAGCATCTATTCCTACCATTTTATTTTTAAATTCAGCTCCTCTACCCTTAAGTTCAGAAATGCTTGAAATTGTAACATAACTTGGCACCACAAATCCTTGTAATGTTCCCTCATAATTAGCACCAAGATCAACAAACTTATCTTTAAATTTTTCATAATAAAATTTATCGGCCGTAGGTACCCATGCAGATACCATACCATCTACCTGCCCCGATGCTAAATACTGATACATTATAGATGTTGTAACAGGCAATATCTCAACATTATATCCTATTTTCTCAAAAACAACTTTCATAATATTGGTAGCAACCGTTTCTCCTATCCAATTAACATATGCAATCTTGACTGATCTTACACTTTTAAAGCTACTATCATTAGAATTATCATTCTTATCACAAGAAAACAAAATTAAAATAAAACTTATAAAAATAGATATCAATAAACCTTTCATAAATCAATTCTCCTACTACTACATAAAAATAAAACATTATTTATTATACATTTCCAAAAATCTTTTAAACTTATTTTCTTTTTTCACCCCATAATTATCAGTATTTAAGTAACTAAACTTGATAAAAATAGCCTGCATAATTCTATCCAAAATAATAGCTATTACTACAACAGCTAATCCAGATATTAAACCTTCACCAAAATGTAATCTCTCAACAGAATATATTACAGTTCTACCAAGCCCTGATGAACCAACCATTGCCGCGATTACTATCATAGATATTGCCATCATTATTGACTGATTAATTCCCTCTATTATGCTTTGAAGAGCCAATGGCAACTGGATCTGAAAAAGAATACGAATATTACTACTTCCAAAAGACTTTGCAGCCTCAATGACCTCCCCTGGAACTTGAATAATCCCTAGTCTTGTATATCTAATAACTGGAGGCATTGCAAAAATTATTGTAGCAAAAATAGCTGAAGATGTACCCATACCAAAAAAAGGTATAGCTGGTATTAAATAAATAAACGGAGGCATTGCCTGCATTAAA harbors:
- the yidD gene encoding membrane protein insertion efficiency factor YidD produces the protein MYIFKKLFIIFNLILILLIKIYQNTLSKIVGFHCIYEPSCSNYALECLKKYNIITALILITLRLLRCNALFKGGFESLPTEKPILNSLKIFRTRLIK
- a CDS encoding ABC transporter permease; the encoded protein is MNRDFIVANIDKAFNFLVDNFSDSNGIGFAKIVIFFYDNLKKLFLLINPVFFIILICVLSFLFLKKRLALLIMLGFCFILYFNLWEVSMDTISIIFVSVFFSVIWGILIGILGGYYSKFYVFLKPLLDLMQAMPPFIYLIPAIPFFGMGTSSAIFATIIFAMPPVIRYTRLGIIQVPGEVIEAAKSFGSSNIRILFQIQLPLALQSIIEGINQSIMMAISMIVIAAMVGSSGLGRTVIYSVERLHFGEGLISGLAVVVIAIILDRIMQAIFIKFSYLNTDNYGVKKENKFKRFLEMYNK
- a CDS encoding glycine betaine ABC transporter substrate-binding protein, whose product is MKGLLISIFISFILILFSCDKNDNSNDSSFKSVRSVKIAYVNWIGETVATNIMKVVFEKIGYNVEILPVTTSIMYQYLASGQVDGMVSAWVPTADKFYYEKFKDKFVDLGANYEGTLQGFVVPSYVTISSISELKGRGAEFKNKMVGIDAGAGTQLSVEETLKRYGLDKEYELISSSESVMLASLESAIKKHEWILVPLWKPHWAFTKYDIKFLDDPLLSMGGPESIHSLVRNGLKDADPDAYYLFDNFYWGDDLLLPLIEKNYKEPGQEYRNAVEFVDVHKEYVKNWVPDKYKNLFN
- a CDS encoding TolC family protein — encoded protein: MGVNIKRLILIFILSFSSYAEVIKISVEDAIRMALENSLESRDAEYREKIKKLYKDNSWNLLIPNLGFSSSFSRQNSFMSNVEGRGHWNLNFGVAADLSVSPSIVNNIRLTIFNYEAAKIGREKVIKNIKLNVLKMYNELLAFKSILEVLKSQFENSKLKFEQVKISYHNGLISEIDYLDAKLKHIKFQPSLDEQIIKFEETKERFKLLLGLDVLQDFETTGELSDEILDISLFDEVINIDGYLEVRELNNFTKIMQTTLESLWLDAFLPRLSFSVSYNPGSISFSDGLSGSFNQGFYFSLGLTYSFTEVFPFSKSFTEIWERDYRLKFLENQIENKIREFKSNIIQKRKSVRLYKSILDNSKINLEMSKKNYQVAFDAFNVGTIDLIKLNDIEAFYKQSDLQFIQDKLNYANAVLEYKDLINKLD